The sequence below is a genomic window from Triticum urartu cultivar G1812 unplaced genomic scaffold, Tu2.1 TuUngrouped_contig_6060, whole genome shotgun sequence.
AAATTTGTCGCGTACGGTCAACCGTTTGAAATTTCCTTTGACAGTAGCTTCATCTCGCAGTTTCACATGACTTTTGTGTTGTATATTTTCTGTTTCGACGATCGTAGACGAGTAGATCTACATCTTCCTCGTGAATTGTATATATGCATATGCGTGATATGTTTTAATGACACTCCTTAGGGCATCTTCAATGAGGACCCTCATTTCATCCAACTATATATCTGTCTATCTATGTACAgaaaaaaatgttgaccatgcaTCAATTGAGCGACACATTTAATAATCAATGTTGTTAAATTCCGGTCGACTTGGTTATATCTCAGTCGATGCTATATTCATAAGATCTTGCTTTGTGTAAAAAAAATATTTTtagtttttcctttttccttttttcatATGGTATGTCACATGATTGAGATTTGGTTAACTCTCAGTCGACTAAGACCTAGCCGCATCCTTTTATAATTCAGTCAAGTGACAAATAGTTAAATCAGAAGAATAATTGTCGATGCCTTTTATTCTCTCGTATATATGAGTACAAAATCAGCACATATGGCACCATACAACAGCAGGTACGATCGGTCGAGTGTAAATCAAACATTGCACATTGATCTAGGACTTGAAAGAACGAAGCACGTACGCTCGGTCTTTTATTTTGGTCAGCAATTAAGTTTCGCTCGTCGTGGCACGTAACATCGCGCGTACGATGGAACATGCTAGGCGGCGGTGACGGCGATCTTCATGCCGGACTGGCAGTGTCCAGGAATGCTGCATATGAAGTAGTTCGTGCCGCGTGCGAGGGTAACGCGGTCGGAGCCGGACTTGTAGACCTTGGCGCCGTTTGCCGGCTTGGCGCAGGCCTTGTACCCCGCCGCGCTCACCGCCACCACGTCGTGCGCCGTCGCGTCGTACTTGAACACTGCAAGCAGCCAGATTCACATGCATCAAAACTTCTTCTCATCAGTGTGCATGCAGAAAACTATCAATCCATGCATGCACGTATATAGGTACGAACCTAGGACGTCGCCGGCCTTGAAGCGCTTGCCGGTGGGCCAGGAGTTGGTATTGAAGGACCAGCCGCCGCGGTCGCCGACGTTGAACACCGCCGcgtccaccaccgccgccgcgctCAGGAGCACGCACACGAGCAGCACGCACACGACCACGGCTGCACTGCCTCTTCCCTGGGCCGCCATTGCTAGCTAGCTTAGGAGCGCCTACCAATCAAACAAACACTCGAGAGCTAGCAGGTaggaggagaagcagaggaggtATGTGGGAGTGAGGTGCGGTGGTGGTTGGCAATGGACTAGCCGCCCGGTGCGGTTATATATAGGCCCCGCCGGAGTGGAGGCGTGAGGGCAAGTAGGGCAAAAGGTGTGTGGAAATACTGTTAGTTTTCTCCGGAGTTCTCTGTTGCTGTATTCTTCTTCCGAGAAGGTGTGGAGTAGAGTGGAATGAGGTTGGCCAACGACCCACAGCAATGGAGGCGCCATTAAATTGCCTAGCTTTGGACCGTCGACCAATGTTCATGCAtcattctgatgcagaggccaggGGTGATCCTCCTTTTCTGAAAAAATGCTCTGCTCGACGGCGACAAATCCTACGTGAGTTGAATTACAAGTGAACGTCGGACAAAAGGATGTGAGACGTGACGACGCCAACCCGGCCACTACTTAGCGTGGAAACATTTGAAGTACGTAAAGGTGGCAAAGGTGTGGAAAACAACACACCACGCGCGCAAAGGTGGCGTCCAAGTACAATTGGACCGCGCACCATACGTATAATCAAAGATCAAATCTCCCAAGTCCCTCTCAACACCATCAGATTAATCTTAACTGCAACTTTGCATTGGAGTCGACATATTTGCGCGTGAAGCTCGACGTGTACATGATACTCGATCCGTAACTCACACGTAGAGTCGTTGCGGGGCAGTGACTAGTGCTGATTATAATATAATTTTTTTGAGACAATAGTGCTAACTATAATAACACTGGCTGGCCGCTGGCCGCTCGACGTGTATATGATGGATGGGCCGGCAGAGGAAGACGACCGTAAGGTCGGGTCGCAGGTGAGGTCGCCGTCGACTGGAAACATATGCAAGTAGTGTACATAGGTTCTGGTGCATCTGCACTTCCGTCCAAGGTGTTGTGCGGGAGCCGGTAGCTGCGGGGTCTCCAACCAACAGCAAGCACCATAGTCCATAACCTGCTTGGCCTGGCTCCGGCCGGCGTACCAAACGGCGGCCGGCGAGCAGCAGTGTGGACGGCCATCGCTCGTCGATGCAGGGCAGTTTCTTTTAGTGGGCTTCGCTGAGAACGCCCCAGTTGAGCTGGCCCAAGTAGGCTTCgctgtttttttttctgtttcctttttcctttttttctttttcttttgtatATTATACAAAAGGTTCGTATTACGAAAATGCTCATCGTATATTGAGAGAATGTTCACAATATAATGAAAAAAGTTCACTGTGCATTATAAAATTGTTCATCGTATACTAAGAAATTATTCATCCGTTTATACAAAAATGTTTGATGTGTATTTTGAAAATGTTCAACATATATTAAAAAAATTCACTGTATTAAAAAAGTTCACGCTAT
It includes:
- the LOC125530088 gene encoding basic blue protein-like gives rise to the protein MAAQGRGSAAVVVCVLLVCVLLSAAAVVDAAVFNVGDRGGWSFNTNSWPTGKRFKAGDVLVFKYDATAHDVVAVSAAGYKACAKPANGAKVYKSGSDRVTLARGTNYFICSIPGHCQSGMKIAVTAA